One Massilia sp. 9096 genomic window carries:
- a CDS encoding class II aldolase/adducin family protein, with protein sequence MKTSDTAIRAAIVDFCARAGADPLLVQGAGGNVSWKERDVLWIKASGTWLSEAAQEDIFVPVDLAHLRDAVAAGEFSASPKALGDSGLRPSIETMLHSLMPHPVVVHVHAVEVLAHLVRADWLDGLQQALDSSGIAWAGVPYRKPGAELAEAVAQALAGAEASVVFLQNHGVVIGGADIAQVEAALAVLTTALANPLAAAAPAAAAPAELAAGTTTYALLEDAVVQRLATEPALRARLEREWVLYPDHVVFLGPEAYVVADTDALAQAAGAHAPELAFVRDVGVYAAPGFSKAKQVQLRCYADVIVRQAPQHVLHPLGASEIGALLNWDAERYRMSLSK encoded by the coding sequence ATGAAGACGTCCGACACGGCCATCCGCGCCGCCATCGTCGACTTCTGCGCGCGCGCAGGCGCCGACCCGCTGCTGGTGCAGGGGGCTGGCGGCAACGTTTCGTGGAAAGAGAGAGACGTCCTCTGGATCAAAGCCTCTGGCACTTGGCTGTCCGAGGCGGCGCAGGAGGACATCTTTGTGCCCGTCGACCTGGCCCACCTGCGCGACGCAGTCGCGGCCGGCGAGTTTTCCGCCAGCCCGAAGGCGCTCGGTGACTCTGGCCTGCGGCCGTCGATCGAGACGATGCTGCACTCGCTGATGCCGCACCCGGTTGTGGTGCATGTGCATGCGGTCGAAGTGCTGGCGCACCTGGTGCGCGCCGATTGGCTGGATGGACTGCAACAAGCGCTGGATAGCAGCGGCATCGCGTGGGCTGGTGTCCCGTATCGTAAGCCTGGTGCCGAGCTGGCCGAGGCGGTCGCCCAGGCGCTGGCCGGAGCCGAGGCCAGTGTCGTGTTCCTGCAGAATCACGGCGTCGTGATCGGCGGCGCCGATATCGCGCAAGTCGAGGCGGCGCTGGCTGTGCTGACGACGGCGCTGGCCAACCCGCTCGCCGCGGCTGCCCCGGCCGCGGCTGCGCCGGCCGAACTGGCCGCCGGCACGACCACGTACGCACTGCTGGAAGATGCAGTGGTGCAGCGTCTGGCGACCGAACCGGCACTGCGCGCGCGCCTGGAGCGCGAGTGGGTGCTATATCCCGACCACGTGGTGTTCCTCGGACCCGAGGCGTACGTCGTCGCCGATACCGACGCGCTCGCGCAAGCCGCTGGCGCCCATGCGCCTGAGCTGGCTTTCGTGCGCGATGTCGGAGTCTACGCGGCGCCCGGATTCAGTAAGGCCAAGCAGGTGCAGCTGCGCTGCTATGCTGACGTCATCGTGCGCCAAGCGCCGCAGCATGTCCTGCATCCCCTTGGCGCCTCCGAAATCGGCGCACTGCTGAACTGGGATGCCGAGCGGTATCGGATGAGCCTGTCGAAATAA